The region TATATCAGTGGAACTTACCGGTACTTCACTTCTATCAAAATAAACTACATCGCTATCAGGAGAATAGAGATTCTCGAATCTATCTGTACCATAATAATCTGTCCCACAGAATACTACATCAATAGGTCTTCCTATTGCTCTTTTAATGTCTTCTGCTCCTTTTTCCCAATAGTAGTTGGTATCATAAGTGTCTTTATCAATAGCTTCGTCTTCTATCATGATAATCTTTATATTGGATAAATGCCTACAGCAATTATGTATCCATCTATAACGTAGCTCTTTAATTGTTGATTCTCTTCCTTCGCACCAACTAATAACAATATATAACATTTTACACATTGATGATGCTCTAATAATATCATGTATATGACCTATATGTAATGGATCAAAGGAACCTCCATACATTCCTACATCATATTTCATTACTTATTCACCTACTTTCCTTAAACCACTTAATGAACATAAAAATGGCGTTAAGTAAATAGACTATCCACATGAGTAGAGTCGCAATATCAGTACCACCATTAAAATAATCAATTAGCCACATATTTACAGTTACTAGATCTACTACAATCCATATTATCCACTGTTCCATCAATCTTCTAACACTTAAAATCATGGCAACTATACTAAGACAAGTAGAAATACTATCAAAAAATGGCAGATTTCCTCCTAAGTTTCTTAATATAGTCCCATAACCGTATATACATATAATTGATATGATTAGTAGCATAATCTCCTGATTAATATTAAGTTTTGTTTTTTCCACTTCCTTGGTTTCATTATTCATATGTTTTTTCCACATTAACCAACCAACAAATTGCATAGGTGCATAGTATAATCCATTAAGCATGACCTCACCATAATACCTAGCCTCAAAAGCAATCCAAGCGTAGAGTATTGTATTGACTAAACCAAACATAAAACAACTCATTTTGCCTTTTCCTGTAAGTATCACACACATTACACCAGTTACTGCTGCAATAATACCTCTTACA is a window of Vallitalea longa DNA encoding:
- the pnuC gene encoding nicotinamide riboside transporter PnuC: MDKTKKFLKYELTGWKTWEIVWMVFAISVIISLSLHWGDNVRGIIAAVTGVMCVILTGKGKMSCFMFGLVNTILYAWIAFEARYYGEVMLNGLYYAPMQFVGWLMWKKHMNNETKEVEKTKLNINQEIMLLIISIICIYGYGTILRNLGGNLPFFDSISTCLSIVAMILSVRRLMEQWIIWIVVDLVTVNMWLIDYFNGGTDIATLLMWIVYLLNAIFMFIKWFKESR